The following proteins are co-located in the Gorilla gorilla gorilla isolate KB3781 chromosome 18, NHGRI_mGorGor1-v2.1_pri, whole genome shotgun sequence genome:
- the SPATA2L gene encoding spermatogenesis-associated protein 2-like protein, whose translation MGSSSLSEDYRQCLERELRRGRAGVCGDPSLRAVLWQILVEDFDLHGALQDDALALLTDGLWGRADLAPALRGLARAFELLELAAVHLYLLPWRKEFTTIKTFSGGYVHVLKGVLSDDLLLKSFQKMGYVRRDSHRLMVTALPPACQLVQVALGCFALRLECEILGEVLAQLGTSVLPAEELLQARRASGDVASCVAWLQQRLAQDEEPPPLPPRGSPAAYRAPLDLYRDLQEDEGSEDASLYGEPSPGPDSPSAELAYRPPLWEQSAKLWGTGGRAWEPSAEELPQASSPPYGALEEGLEPEPSAFSFLSLRRELSRPGDLATPESSAAASPRRIRAEGVPASAYRSVSEPPGYQAHSCLSPGALPTLCCDTCRQLHAAHCAALPACRPGHSLRVLLGDAQRRLWLQRAQMDTLLYNSPGARP comes from the exons ATGGGCAGCAGCTCGCTGTCCGAGGACTACCGCCAGTGCCTGGAGCGCGAGCTGCGACGGGGCCGCGCGGGCGTGTGCGGGGACCCCTCGCTGCGCGCGGTGCTCTGGCAGATCCTGGTGGAGGACTTCGACCTGCACGGGGCGCTGCAGGACGACGCGCTGGCTCTGCTCACCGACGGGCTGTGGGGCCGCGCCGACCTGGCGCCCGCGCTACGCGGCCTGGCTCGCGCCTTCGAGCTTCTGGAGCTCGCCGCGGTGCACCTGTACCTGCTGCCCTGGAGGAAGGAGTTCACGACCATCAAG ACCTTCTCCGGGGGCTACGTGCACGTGCTGAAGGGTGTGCTCTCAGACGACCTCCTCCTGAAGAGCTTCCAGAAGATGGGCTACGTGCGCAGAGACAGCCATCGGCTCATGGTGACCGCCCTGCCCCCCGCCTGCCAGCTGGTGCAGGTGGCCCTGGGCTGCTTCGCCCTCCGGCTGGAGTGTGAGATCCTGGGTGAGGTGCTGGCCCAGCTGGGCACCAGTGTGCTGCCAGCTGAGGAGCTGCTGCAGGCACGGCGTGCCAGCGGGGACGTGGCCTCCTGTGTGGCCTGGCTGCAGCAGCGGCTGGCCCAGGATGAGGAgcctccacccctgcccccacgAGGCTCCCCTGCTGCTTACAGGGCCCCACTGGACTTATACCGGGACCTGCAGGAAGACGAGGGATCGGAGGACGCCAGCCTGTATGGGGAGCCGTCACCAGGCCCTGACTCGCCCTCGGCGGAGCTGGCCTACAGGCCGCCACTCTGGGAGCAGAGTGCCAAACTGTGGGGCACTGGGGGCCGGGCCTGGGAGCCCTCAGCTGAGGAGCTGCCGCAGGCCAGCAGCCCACCATATGGGGCCTTGGAGGAGGGGCTGGAACCTGAACCTTCcgccttctccttcctctctctgcgCCGTGAGCTGAGTAGGCCTGGGGACCTGGCCACCCCTGAAAGCTCTGCAGCGGCCAGCCCGAGGCGTATTCGGGCAGAAGGGGTACCAGCCTCAGCCTACAGGTCTGTCTCTGAGCCCCCGGGCTACCAGGCACACAGCTGCCTGTCCCCTGGCGCCCTGCCCACCCTCTGCTGCGACACCTGTCGCCAGCTGCATGCTGCCCACTGTGCAGCCCTGCCCGCCTGCCGTCCAGGCCACTCGCTGCGTGTGCTGCTTGGCGACGCCCAGCGGCGCTTGTGGCTGCAGCGTGCACAGATGGACACTCTGCTCTACAACAGCCCCGGGGCCCGGCCCTAG